Proteins from a single region of Pungitius pungitius chromosome 4, fPunPun2.1, whole genome shotgun sequence:
- the LOC119224493 gene encoding G2/M phase-specific E3 ubiquitin-protein ligase-like produces MACGNKLVSPKLQEGQELNGMLIHKVFKTNGLYVRPSRILLTDSDEENECSHITTRSTLSSCVTVKDDDCLEVDGPQIYTGRPSTTNVATSDGGMRSKDDPTSSHDGDGNPGTSSGDEHGYGIKHANSSVVERPTAMQGSGTSGHDGGCLARNDGNPGTSSHNEDYSSYLTLMAALPDDYSDDEELNQAIIASMESQTAESAPVQEILLELSSKISTKQQCKFNINRSAVWDGAVRRFQRVSYDPNLMITVKFSDDMGRNEEGIDLGGPRREFLRLLMETMARSPMFEGNENSKNFALDSAALREDRYYTAGRAIAVSLVHGGPPPNFLSPTVYSLLVNGSAKPVLEDIADMELLEKVKKVSESTTLEELEMSKAPLLDYLANAGCLRPMRSIRDRDLLVDDIVMFQVIHRVHGPFQRFCEGLKTLGVLEKIQRYPESFRPLFCYEPSPLTADQVDDIFSIWLSPEGSNKRAAEEIVVPFWRDYLQDAEEEEGPSKLQKILSFATGASVLPPIGFSPTPSVQFIHKEDDDFSSTPMFPMANTCVNCIKLPLHVSYQLFKEKFDFALGNTYGFGRA; encoded by the exons ATGGCTTGTGGCAATAAGCTGGTGTCCCCGAAACTCCAGGAGGGCCAGGAGCTGAATGGGATGCTAATCCATAaggtttttaaaacaaatggcCTGTATGTGAGACCATCAAGGATCCTTTTA actGACTCCGACGAAGAAAATGAATGTTCCCACATCACTACCAGATCAACATTAAGCAGTTGTGTAACAGTCAAGGATGATGACTGTTTGGAAGTTGATGGTCCACAAATCTACACTGGCAGACCTAGCACCACCAACGTTGCTACAAGTGATGGAGGAATGAGAAGTAAGGATGACCCTACTAGCAGTCATGATGGAGATGGCAATCCTGGCACTAGCAGTGGTGATGAACATGGCTATGGCATCAAACACGCCAACAGCAGTGTTGTTGAAAGGCCTACAGCAATGCAAGGAAGTGGCACTAGTGGCCACGATGGAGGTTGCCTTGCAAGAAATGATGGCAACCCTGGCACAAGCAGTCATAATGAAGACTACTCTTCATATTTAACACTTATGGCTGCTCTTCCTGATGACTATTCAGATGATGAGGAATTAAACCAGGCTATAATTGCCAGTATGGAGAGTCAAAC TGCAGAAAGCGCCCCGGTTCAAGAGATACTGCTGGAACTCTCAAGCAAAATaagcacaaaacaacaatgcaaaTTTAATATAAATCGCTCTGCTGTCTGGGACGGAGCTGTGAGAAGATTCCAAAGGGTGTCCTATGACCCCAACTTGATGATCACTGTAAAATTCTCAGATGACATGGGGAGAAACGAGGAAGGGATTGATTTAGGAGGGCCAAGGAGAGAATTCTTGAGGCTGCTGATGGAGACCATGGCCAGGTCACCCATGTttgaaggaaatgaaaacaGCAAGAACTTTGCTCTTGACAGTGCTG CTCTAAGAGAGGACCGGTACTACACAGCTGGCAGAGCCATTGCTGTAAGCTTGGTACATGGCGGTCCGCCACCAAACTTCCTCTCACCAACAGTATATTCTCTTCTGGTTAATGGTTCAGCAAAACCAGTGCTAGAAGACATAGCTGACATGGAACTtttggaaaaagtcaaaaag GTATCTGAAAGTACTACCCTTGAGGAACTTGAGATGTCAAAGGCCCCGCTGCTTGACTACTTGGCCAATGCAGGATGTCTGAGGCCGATGCGATCAATAAGAGACAGGGACTTGCTGGTAGATGACATTGTCATGTTCCAGGTCATCCACAGGGTTCATGGTCCATTTCAAAG ATTCTGTGAAGGACTGAAAACACTTGGGGTTCTGGAGAAAATCCAAAGGTATCCAGAAAGCTTTCGCCCCCTGTTCTGCTATGAGCCAAGCCCACTGACTGCTGACCAGGTGGATGATATCTTCAGCATTTGGCTGTCTCCAGAAGGGAGCAACAAGAGAGCTGCTGAGGAGATAGTTGTTCCCTTCTGGAGAGACTATCTCCAGGATGCAGAGG aGGAAGAAGGGCCATCCAAATTACAGAAAATATTGTCCTTTGCAACTGGAGCATCTGTTTTACcacctattgggttttctccaaCTCCCTCCGTCCAGTTCATTCATAAAGAAGATGACGACTTCTCCTCTACACCAATGTTCCCTATGGCCAACACATGTGTGAACTGCATAAAGTTGCCACTACATGTGTCATACCAACTGTTCAAGGAGAAGTTTGACTTTGCATTGGGAAACACATATGGCTTTGGCAGGGCATAA
- the mesd gene encoding LRP chaperone MESD, whose amino-acid sequence MAFDFRWRCVTLVLLCTYLFCISASDTAKEKPKKKKDIRDYNDVDMARLLEQWEEDDDIEEGDLPEHKRSPPPIDFAKVDPSKPEELLKMSKKGKTLMVFATVSGDPLEKETEEITGLWQGSLFNANFDIQRFVVGSNRVIFMLRDGSVAWEVKDFLVSQERCMDVTVEGQVFPGKAAEKHDAKYKHQNGVSTKKKPKKKTETKPNLEGNSARPLKQDL is encoded by the exons ATGGCGTTTGACTTCAGGTGGAGATGTGTAACGCTAGTGCTCTTgtgcacatatttattttgtatatcagCTAGTGACACAGCCAAAGAAaagccaaagaaaaagaaggacatCCGAGACTATAACGATGTAGATATGGCCCGGCTGCTGGAACAATGGGAG GAGGATGATGACATTGAGGAAGGGGACCTCCCAGAGCACAAGAGATCTCCTCCCCCTATCGATTTTGCCAAGGTTGACCCCTCCAAGCCGGAAGAGCTGCTCAAGATGTCCAAGAAGGGGAAGACTCTCATGGTGTTTGCTACGGTGTCAGGAGATCCCCTtgagaaagagacagaagagatCACAGGCCTGTGGCAGGGAAGTCTCTTCAACGCCAACTTTGATATTCAGAG gttcGTAGTGGGCTCCAACAGGGTGATCTTCATGCTGCGGGACGGCAGTGTGGCCTGGGAGGTCAAAGACTTCCTTGTGAGCCAGGAGCGCTGCATGGATGTTACCGTGGAGGGACAGGTCTTTCCCGGCAAGGCTGCCGAGAAGCATGATGCCAAATACAAGCACCAGAATGGAGTCAGCACCAAGAAGAAGCCCAAGAAGAAGACTGAGACCAAGCCCAACTTAgaggggaacagtgccaggccTCTGAAACAGGACCTCTGA
- the tlnrd1 gene encoding talin rod domain-containing protein 1 — protein sequence MASGGSGNSASEGSPSIPSVSLQQRKRLSSTCDTCKGKMQLVADLLLLSSETRPVMTSEGVAVADTFDQCRDTVIARTKELSILTHDIQSQLNMGRFVEVGDRLVEVADLVVSLTECSAHAAYLAAVETPGSQPCLPGLVDRYKVTRCRHEVEQSCGILRVTPLPDLTPQLLLELSQNISTNLKNLTDISSLASEKSRDRFAKEQFKLSVKSMSTSGTAFLACVKEVKTQPCELTRSRCVLFSAALVQAVGALVGFATEPQFLGRAAGISPEGKGVQTAVLGGAMSVVSACVLLTQGLRDVAQHPESSSKMAEYRERLRNSACAVSDGCTLLTQALRERSSPRTLPPVNSHSVN from the coding sequence ATGGCGAGTGGTGGCTCTGGCAATTCGGCTAGCGAGGGATCCCCCAGCATACCGAGTGTCAGTTTGCAGCAGAGGAAGCGTCTCTCCTCCACGTGTGACACGTGTAAGGGCAAAATGCAGCTGGTGGCCGACCTTCTTCTGCTGTCCAGCGAGACCCGACCCGTCATGACCTCTGAAGGCGTAGCAGTGGCCGACACCTTCGACCAGTGCCGCGACACCGTCATCGCCAGGACAAAGGAGCTCTCCATTCTCACCCACGACATCCAGAGCCAGCTCAACATGGGCCGCTTCGTAGAGGTGGGGGACCGCCTTGTGGAAGTGGCCGACCTGGTGGTGTCTTTGACAGAGTGCTCCGCCCACGCCGCTTACCTGGCAGCCGTGGAGACCCCCGGCTCTCAGCCCTGCCTGCCAGGCCTGGTGGACCGCTACAAGGTGACCCGCTGCCGGCACGAAGTGGAGCAGAGCTGCGGCATCCTCAGAGTCACACCCCTGCCAGACCTCACCCCCCAGCTCCTGCTTGAGCTCTCTCAGAACATCTCCACCAATCTTAAGAATCTGACGGATATCTCCTCGCTGGCCAGCGAGAAGTCCAGGGACCGCTTTGCTAAAGAGCAGTTCAAACTGAGTGTGAAGAGCATGAGCACCAGTGGCACAGCCTTCCTGGCGTGTGTCAAAGAGGTGAAAACCCAGCCCTGTGAGTTGACCCGCAGCCGCTGCGTCCTCTTCAGTGCAGCTCTAGTCCAGGCTGTCGGTGCCCTGGTTGGGTTCGCCACAGAACCTCAGTTCCTCGGGAGAGCCGCGGGAATCTCCCCAGAAGGGAAGGGGGTACAGACTGCGGTGTTGGGGGGAGCCATGAGTGTGGTTTCAGCCTGTGTCCTCCTAACTCAGGGCCTCAGAGACGTTGCACAGCACCCAGAGAGCAGCTCCAAGATGGCAGAATACCGCGAGCGTCTGCGCAACTCGGCGTGTGCCGTGTCCGACGGCTGCACTCTGCTCACTCAGGCACTCCGAGAGCGCTCCTCTCCAAGGACGCTGCCGCCAGTCAACTCTCATTCTGTGAATTAG